One segment of Stappia sp. 28M-7 DNA contains the following:
- a CDS encoding ABC transporter substrate-binding protein, which translates to MRILTFVLALLVALPAAAADKMTLLLDWYVNPDHGPIIIAKEKGFFADEGLDVEVVAPADPSAPPKLVAAGKADLAVSYQPQIHLQVAEGLPLKRVGTLIASPLNCLMVKDDGPVKTIADLKGRKVGYSVAGVEEAQMRAVLSRHGLTMDDIEMVNVNWSLAPSVMSGQVDAVIGAYRNVELHQMAIEGVKGRCFFIEEEGMPSYDELIYVANPELMDKAKIVRFLAATERATQYIVNHPEESFEIYAGTAPELNDELNKRSWADTIRRFALRPAALDHGRYARFEEFLKEHGLIETIRPVSDIAIDVSVQ; encoded by the coding sequence ATGCGTATCCTGACTTTCGTTCTCGCCCTTCTCGTCGCCCTGCCGGCCGCTGCGGCCGACAAGATGACGCTGCTGCTCGACTGGTACGTGAACCCCGATCACGGCCCGATCATCATCGCCAAGGAGAAAGGCTTCTTCGCCGACGAGGGCCTCGACGTCGAGGTCGTCGCTCCGGCGGATCCGTCCGCGCCGCCGAAGCTGGTCGCCGCCGGCAAGGCGGACCTTGCGGTCTCCTACCAGCCGCAGATCCACCTGCAGGTCGCCGAAGGCCTGCCGCTCAAGCGCGTCGGCACGCTGATCGCCTCGCCGCTCAACTGCCTGATGGTCAAGGACGACGGCCCGGTGAAGACCATCGCCGACCTCAAGGGCCGCAAGGTCGGCTACTCCGTCGCCGGCGTCGAGGAGGCGCAGATGCGCGCTGTGCTCTCCCGCCACGGGCTGACGATGGACGACATCGAGATGGTCAACGTCAACTGGTCGCTCGCCCCGTCCGTCATGTCCGGGCAGGTCGATGCGGTCATCGGCGCCTATCGCAATGTCGAGCTGCACCAGATGGCCATCGAGGGCGTGAAAGGCCGCTGCTTCTTCATCGAGGAAGAGGGCATGCCGTCCTATGACGAGCTGATCTACGTTGCCAATCCGGAGCTGATGGACAAGGCGAAGATCGTCCGTTTCCTTGCCGCGACCGAGCGCGCCACCCAGTACATCGTCAACCACCCGGAGGAGAGCTTCGAGATCTATGCCGGCACCGCGCCGGAGCTGAACGACGAGCTCAACAAGCGCTCCTGGGCCGACACGATCCGTCGCTTCGCCCTGCGCCCCGCCGCGCTCGACCATGGCCGCTACGCCCGTTTCGAGGAGTTCCTCAAGGAGCACGGCCTGATCGAGACCATCCGCCCGGTGTCCGACATCGCCATCGATGTGAGCGTCCAATGA
- a CDS encoding TenA family protein: protein MSGAERIVEAAYGSPVYGAWRQEAAGDWQAYTHHAFVEQLGAGTLPREIFLHYLTQDYIFLFHFARAWALAVVKSETIAEARFASSIVDGLMNTEMSLHVDICGKAGISEAALLAAAEERENLAYTRFVLDAGMSGDFLDLVAALAPCVMGYGEIGARLAREGAVDTPYRQWIDTYAGEDYQGLCASVGELIETSVRGRLGDAPAALPRWASLSKRFRTATRLEIGFWEMGLRGPTVAPDLT from the coding sequence ATGAGCGGCGCGGAGAGGATCGTGGAGGCAGCTTACGGCTCGCCGGTCTACGGCGCGTGGCGCCAGGAGGCGGCCGGCGACTGGCAGGCCTATACCCACCATGCCTTCGTCGAACAGCTCGGCGCCGGCACGCTGCCGCGGGAGATCTTCCTGCATTACCTGACGCAGGATTACATCTTCCTGTTCCACTTCGCTCGCGCCTGGGCGCTGGCGGTGGTGAAGTCCGAGACGATTGCGGAGGCGCGCTTTGCCTCCTCCATCGTCGACGGGCTGATGAACACCGAGATGAGCCTGCATGTCGACATCTGCGGCAAGGCCGGCATCTCGGAGGCGGCCCTGCTTGCCGCCGCCGAGGAGCGGGAGAACCTCGCCTATACGCGCTTCGTGCTGGATGCCGGCATGTCGGGTGACTTCCTCGATCTCGTCGCGGCGCTGGCGCCTTGCGTCATGGGCTATGGCGAGATCGGCGCGCGGCTTGCCCGCGAGGGTGCGGTCGACACGCCGTACCGGCAGTGGATCGACACCTATGCGGGTGAGGACTACCAGGGCCTTTGCGCCAGCGTCGGCGAATTGATCGAGACCTCCGTGCGCGGGCGGCTCGGCGATGCTCCGGCCGCCCTGCCGCGCTGGGCCAGCCTGTCGAAGCGCTTCCGCACCGCTACGCGGCTGGAAATCGGCTTCTGGGAAATGGGCCTGCGCGGCCCGACCGTTGCCCCGGACCTGACGTGA
- a CDS encoding ABC transporter ATP-binding protein has product MSKAAAQVSAPASAPALRLTGDFHHAGRRLFSGLDLPISAGSWTCLLGPSGVGKSTVLRLLAGLDTGGTFEGELSASDGAPVATRIAFMAQSDLLAPWLDVVGNVTLGARLRGEAPDLARARALIERVGLAGHVDKRPASLSGGMRQRVALARVLMEDRPIVLLDEPFAALDARTRAEMQELAFEVLEDRTVLLVTHDPAEAVRLGHHLFILSEEGLARVEAPASPPIREVDAPETMEMQARLFHALRGRPA; this is encoded by the coding sequence GTGAGCAAGGCAGCAGCTCAGGTCTCGGCGCCGGCTTCGGCGCCGGCGCTGCGGCTGACCGGCGATTTTCACCACGCCGGGCGGCGGCTGTTCTCCGGTCTCGATCTCCCGATCTCTGCCGGCAGCTGGACCTGCCTGCTCGGCCCGTCCGGTGTCGGCAAGTCTACGGTCCTGCGCCTGCTTGCGGGGCTCGACACCGGCGGCACGTTCGAGGGGGAACTCTCGGCGAGCGACGGTGCACCGGTCGCAACCCGCATCGCCTTCATGGCCCAGTCGGACCTTCTGGCGCCTTGGCTCGACGTCGTCGGCAATGTGACGCTCGGCGCGCGGCTGCGCGGCGAGGCGCCCGACCTTGCCCGTGCCCGCGCCCTGATCGAGCGCGTCGGCCTTGCCGGCCATGTCGACAAGCGCCCGGCGAGCCTTTCCGGCGGCATGCGCCAGCGCGTGGCGCTTGCCCGCGTGTTGATGGAAGACCGGCCCATCGTGCTGCTCGACGAGCCTTTCGCCGCGCTCGACGCCCGCACGCGGGCCGAGATGCAGGAACTTGCCTTCGAGGTTCTGGAAGATCGCACTGTGTTGCTCGTCACCCACGATCCGGCCGAGGCCGTTCGTCTCGGCCATCATCTCTTCATCCTCTCCGAGGAGGGGCTGGCGCGGGTCGAGGCCCCCGCCTCGCCGCCGATCCGCGAGGTGGACGCGCCCGAGACGATGGAAATGCAGGCGCGCCTGTTCCACGCCTTGCGGGGGAGGCCGGCATGA
- a CDS encoding ABC transporter permease yields the protein MSAPSRLTPMQRLRDALVAVAVALSLWQAIVWMSGVPPFILPGPWRVAVTLADNIGLIADHALVTIAEVLIGLVFGALLGAATALHLMVSPAARRIALPIMVFSQAVPVFALAPLLTLWLGYGMASKIAMALLIIYFPVVSTFYDGLRRTDPGLLDLARTMGATPTRTLLHIRLPAGLPAFGSGLRLAAVYAPIGAVIGEWVGASNGLGYLMLLANGRAKTDLMFASLFVLAAFAVALYALVSWATRRMTSWSRESLDTL from the coding sequence ATGAGCGCACCCAGCCGTCTGACGCCGATGCAGCGGCTGCGCGATGCGCTCGTCGCGGTCGCTGTGGCTCTGTCGCTGTGGCAGGCCATCGTCTGGATGAGCGGCGTCCCGCCCTTCATCCTGCCGGGCCCCTGGCGGGTGGCGGTGACGCTTGCCGACAATATCGGCCTGATCGCCGATCACGCGCTGGTCACCATCGCCGAGGTGCTGATCGGCCTCGTCTTCGGCGCCCTGCTCGGCGCCGCCACGGCGCTGCATCTGATGGTCTCGCCGGCCGCGCGCCGTATCGCCCTGCCGATCATGGTGTTCAGCCAGGCCGTGCCGGTCTTCGCGCTGGCGCCGCTGCTGACCCTGTGGCTCGGCTACGGCATGGCCTCGAAGATCGCCATGGCGCTGCTGATCATCTATTTCCCGGTGGTCTCCACCTTCTATGACGGGTTGCGCCGCACCGATCCGGGCCTGCTCGACCTTGCCCGCACCATGGGCGCAACACCCACGCGTACCCTGCTACATATCCGCCTGCCGGCGGGCTTGCCGGCCTTCGGGTCGGGGCTCCGGCTTGCCGCCGTCTATGCGCCCATCGGCGCGGTGATCGGCGAATGGGTGGGGGCGTCCAACGGCCTCGGCTACCTGATGCTGCTGGCCAACGGGCGCGCCAAGACCGACCTGATGTTCGCCAGCCTCTTCGTGCTGGCGGCCTTCGCGGTGGCGCTTTACGCGCTGGTCTCGTGGGCAACGCGGCGGATGACGTCCTGGTCGCGCGAGAGCCTCGATACGCTCTAA
- a CDS encoding thiamine diphosphokinase — MIGTMPFLILLGGDLDPTPRLLRQIAGARTIAADGGIRHAEPLGVRPELWVGDFDSSGSDMAAAWRDVPRQSHPPAKDMTDGELAAAEAIARGASGLVIAGVFGGARSDHAMGNLLQGAALRARGIPVLMTSGDEEGWPLLPGEQEIDLPAGSLFSVLALSDLAGLTLRGVEWPLTNRDVPMGSSLTLSNRVAGSEGLKVRLGCGNAVLLARPHPDGL, encoded by the coding sequence ATGATCGGAACGATGCCGTTCCTGATCCTGCTCGGCGGGGATCTCGACCCGACGCCGCGGCTTCTGCGGCAGATCGCCGGCGCGCGCACCATCGCGGCCGACGGCGGCATCCGTCATGCGGAGCCGCTGGGCGTGCGTCCGGAGCTGTGGGTCGGCGACTTCGACTCCAGCGGCAGCGACATGGCGGCCGCCTGGCGCGACGTGCCGCGCCAGAGCCATCCGCCGGCAAAAGACATGACCGACGGCGAGCTGGCGGCGGCGGAGGCCATCGCCCGTGGCGCTAGCGGGCTGGTGATCGCCGGCGTCTTCGGCGGCGCGCGCTCGGACCACGCCATGGGCAACCTGCTGCAGGGGGCAGCGCTCAGGGCCCGCGGCATTCCCGTGCTGATGACCAGCGGCGACGAAGAAGGCTGGCCGCTGCTGCCGGGCGAGCAGGAGATCGACCTGCCTGCCGGCTCGCTGTTTTCCGTGCTCGCGCTGTCGGATCTGGCCGGCCTGACGCTGCGCGGCGTCGAGTGGCCGCTCACGAACCGCGACGTGCCGATGGGCTCGTCCCTTACCCTCTCCAACCGGGTGGCGGGAAGCGAGGGCCTGAAGGTCAGGCTCGGGTGCGGCAACGCGGTGTTGCTCGCCCGGCCCCATCCGGACGGTCTTTAG
- a CDS encoding NAD(P)H-dependent oxidoreductase codes for MNLSNMLAHRAETGRPVRVALIGAGKFGSMYLTQARLTVGVHVTAIVDLNPARARRTLATCGWPDEQSRAMSLDDACASGATFVTDDLAAVLADGRIEVVIEATGDPSVGIRHALAVIEAGKHVVMVNVEADVLAGPLLARRAEQAGVVYSLAWGDQPALICEHVDWARACGFKVVCAGKGTRYLPTYHQLTPETVWDVLVQYLGITDRSLINPKMFNSFLDGTKSGIEMTAVCNATGLLPQPDGLSFPPASRFELSTVLRPKEAGGTLPITGTTEVVSSLTRDGADVPHHLAMGTFVVIEGETDYARQCFREYHMLEDETGRYAALYRPTHMIGMELGLSVASAVLRKEPTGMPRGFVADVVATAKRNLKAGEMLDGEGGATVWGKQQPASVSLDRGLLPLGLAAHVKLVRDIAEGEMLRWDDVSIDTTQTAVRIRREMEEAFSAG; via the coding sequence ATGAATCTGTCCAACATGCTTGCCCACCGCGCGGAGACGGGCCGTCCGGTGCGTGTCGCGCTGATCGGCGCCGGAAAGTTCGGCTCCATGTACCTGACCCAGGCGCGCCTGACGGTCGGTGTCCATGTCACCGCCATCGTCGATCTGAATCCTGCCCGCGCGCGCCGCACGCTGGCGACCTGCGGCTGGCCGGACGAGCAGTCGCGGGCGATGTCGCTGGACGATGCCTGCGCCAGCGGTGCAACCTTCGTCACCGACGATCTGGCCGCCGTGCTCGCCGACGGGCGCATCGAGGTGGTGATCGAGGCGACCGGCGATCCGTCGGTCGGCATCCGCCATGCGCTGGCGGTGATCGAGGCCGGCAAGCATGTTGTGATGGTCAATGTCGAGGCCGACGTGCTGGCCGGACCGCTGCTCGCCCGCCGGGCCGAGCAGGCCGGCGTCGTCTACTCGCTGGCCTGGGGCGATCAGCCGGCCCTGATCTGCGAGCATGTCGACTGGGCGCGCGCCTGCGGCTTCAAGGTCGTGTGCGCGGGCAAGGGCACCCGCTATCTCCCCACCTATCACCAGCTGACGCCGGAGACGGTCTGGGACGTTCTGGTCCAGTATCTCGGCATCACCGACCGCAGCCTGATCAATCCGAAGATGTTCAACTCGTTCCTCGACGGCACCAAGTCGGGCATCGAGATGACGGCGGTGTGCAACGCCACCGGCCTGTTGCCCCAGCCGGACGGACTGTCCTTCCCGCCGGCGAGCCGCTTCGAGCTGTCCACCGTGCTGCGGCCGAAGGAAGCCGGTGGCACCCTGCCGATCACCGGCACCACCGAGGTTGTCTCCTCGCTGACGCGCGATGGCGCCGACGTGCCGCATCACCTGGCCATGGGCACCTTCGTAGTGATCGAGGGCGAGACCGACTACGCCCGCCAGTGCTTCCGCGAATATCACATGCTGGAGGACGAGACCGGCCGCTATGCCGCGCTCTATCGCCCGACCCACATGATCGGCATGGAGCTCGGCCTGTCGGTCGCCTCCGCCGTGCTGCGCAAGGAGCCGACCGGCATGCCGCGCGGCTTCGTCGCCGACGTGGTGGCGACCGCCAAGCGCAATCTCAAGGCCGGCGAGATGCTGGACGGCGAGGGTGGGGCGACCGTGTGGGGCAAGCAGCAGCCGGCCTCCGTGTCGCTGGATCGCGGCCTGCTGCCGCTTGGCCTTGCCGCCCATGTCAAACTGGTGCGCGACATCGCCGAAGGCGAGATGCTGCGCTGGGACGATGTCTCCATCGACACGACCCAGACCGCCGTTCGCATCCGCCGCGAGATGGAAGAGGCCTTCAGCGCCGGCTGA
- a CDS encoding L-serine ammonia-lyase — translation MFISVFDIFKIGIGPSSSHTMGPMVAGARFLDLLRAQGLKPARLAVSLHGSLAFTGKGHASDRAICLGLLGHDPATIDPDCVEEEIARLTQDKRLAVEGVGHMDFDPTTDLVFDYGPPLPGHANGMIFRAFDADGAVLAEETLYSVGGGFVVSEAELAAQNEPMAATVETGVPFPFKSAAEMLQMGRDSGLPIAEMKRRNEVARTPDGDLDAGLDRIWSVMNACLERGLSRGGTLPGGLNVKRRAHQIHAKLVGEAGQNRPFQHTVMDWLGVYAMAVNEENAAGGTLVTAPTNGAAGVVPAVLRYYLDHCPDCNQEGIRSFLLVAAAIGGIIKANASISGAEVGCQGEVGSASAMAAAGLCAALGGTNEQVENAAEIALEHHLGMTCDPIGGLVQVPCIERNAFGAVKAVTAASLSLRGDGVHFVPLDSCIETMRQTGLDMTDKYKETSKGGLAVNVVAC, via the coding sequence TTGTTCATCAGCGTCTTCGACATCTTCAAGATCGGGATCGGCCCGTCGTCCTCGCACACGATGGGGCCGATGGTGGCAGGGGCCCGCTTCCTCGATCTTCTGCGCGCGCAGGGCTTGAAGCCGGCGCGCCTTGCGGTGTCGCTGCACGGCTCGCTCGCCTTCACCGGCAAGGGCCACGCCAGCGACCGGGCGATCTGCCTCGGACTGCTCGGCCACGATCCGGCGACCATCGACCCCGACTGCGTGGAGGAGGAGATCGCCCGGCTGACGCAGGATAAGCGCCTGGCCGTCGAAGGCGTCGGCCACATGGACTTCGATCCGACCACCGATCTCGTCTTCGACTACGGCCCGCCGCTGCCGGGCCATGCCAACGGCATGATCTTCCGCGCCTTCGATGCGGACGGCGCCGTGCTGGCGGAGGAAACGCTCTATTCGGTCGGCGGCGGCTTCGTCGTCAGCGAAGCGGAGCTTGCCGCGCAGAACGAGCCGATGGCCGCGACGGTGGAAACGGGCGTCCCCTTCCCCTTCAAGAGCGCGGCGGAAATGCTGCAAATGGGCCGCGACAGCGGGTTGCCCATCGCCGAGATGAAGCGGCGCAACGAGGTGGCACGTACGCCCGACGGCGACCTGGATGCCGGGCTCGACCGCATCTGGAGCGTGATGAACGCCTGCCTGGAGCGCGGGCTGTCGCGCGGCGGCACCCTGCCCGGCGGGCTGAACGTCAAGCGCCGGGCGCACCAGATCCACGCCAAGCTGGTGGGCGAGGCCGGGCAGAACCGCCCCTTCCAGCATACGGTGATGGACTGGCTGGGCGTCTATGCGATGGCGGTGAACGAGGAAAATGCGGCCGGCGGAACGCTGGTCACCGCGCCGACGAACGGAGCGGCGGGCGTGGTGCCGGCGGTGCTGCGCTACTATCTCGACCACTGCCCGGACTGCAATCAGGAAGGCATCCGCTCCTTCCTGCTGGTGGCGGCCGCGATCGGCGGCATCATCAAGGCGAATGCCTCGATCTCGGGGGCGGAAGTCGGCTGCCAGGGCGAGGTCGGATCGGCCTCGGCGATGGCCGCGGCGGGCCTGTGCGCGGCGCTCGGCGGCACCAACGAGCAGGTGGAGAACGCAGCCGAGATCGCGCTCGAGCACCATCTCGGCATGACCTGCGACCCCATCGGCGGGCTGGTGCAGGTGCCCTGCATCGAGCGCAACGCCTTCGGCGCGGTCAAGGCGGTGACCGCCGCCTCCCTGTCCCTGAGGGGCGACGGCGTCCATTTCGTGCCGCTGGACAGCTGCATCGAGACGATGCGGCAGACCGGCCTCGACATGACCGACAAGTACAAGGAAACCTCGAAAGGCGGACTTGCGGTCAATGTCGTGGCCTGCTGA
- a CDS encoding GntR family transcriptional regulator, translating to MAKTEEAYERLKADLLRSRIAPGAPLVVAGLKARYGLGWTPLREALSRLEAEGLVISEHNRGYRVAPVSAAAIRDLQLARRTVEEALLVRSIEAGDADWEARIVAAHHRLSLTPAPQPGIDDAGMSLWEERHDAFHAALLSAGRSESLSRFQQQITEQLQRHHRHMLFDPQTRHGLPQEAMADFRALVERTLGLAHHTALMEAALARDSARAVALLAEHIGFSLAVYAFLWPEDA from the coding sequence ATGGCCAAGACCGAGGAAGCCTACGAGCGGCTGAAGGCCGACCTGCTGCGCAGCCGCATCGCGCCGGGCGCGCCGCTGGTCGTTGCCGGCCTGAAGGCGCGCTACGGCCTCGGCTGGACGCCGCTGCGCGAGGCGCTGTCGCGGCTGGAAGCGGAAGGGCTGGTGATCTCCGAGCACAATCGCGGCTACCGGGTCGCACCGGTCTCCGCCGCCGCGATCCGCGACCTGCAGCTCGCCCGCCGCACGGTGGAAGAGGCGCTGCTGGTGCGCTCCATCGAGGCGGGCGATGCGGACTGGGAGGCGCGGATCGTCGCCGCCCATCACCGCCTGTCGCTGACGCCCGCGCCCCAACCCGGCATCGACGATGCCGGCATGTCGCTGTGGGAAGAGCGGCACGACGCCTTCCACGCCGCGCTGCTGTCGGCCGGGCGCTCCGAGAGCCTGTCGCGTTTCCAGCAGCAGATCACCGAGCAGCTGCAGCGCCATCACCGGCACATGCTGTTCGACCCGCAAACCCGCCACGGCCTGCCGCAGGAGGCGATGGCCGACTTCCGCGCCCTGGTGGAACGCACGCTCGGCCTTGCCCATCACACGGCCTTGATGGAGGCGGCGCTGGCGCGCGACAGCGCCCGTGCGGTGGCGCTGCTGGCCGAGCACATCGGCTTTTCGCTGGCCGTCTACGCCTTCCTGTGGCCTGAAGACGCCTGA
- the kynU gene encoding kynureninase, which translates to MLTGQDAAGGASEKAPDIAALDRNDPLKDRRELFSIPEGVIYLDGNSLGVLPRAVPARLAEAVTKEWGESLIRAWNEHGWIDLPQRVGDRIARIVGAAPGQVTACDSTSVNVFKVLAAALALRPDRKVILSDSGNFPTDLYMAQGLRDLLGQGHELKIVAPEEVEAAIGEDVAVVMLTQVDYRSGRLHDMAAITAMAHAAGALTIWDLAHSAGALPVELDAAGADFAVGCGYKYLNGGPGAPAFLYVAQRHLDHVAPPLTGWMGHAAPFAFDLDYRADAGIGRMRVGTPPILSLVALEAALAAFDGVDMGVLRAKSISLSELFRAEVERRCPELELASPRDPQARGSQVSFRFEHGYALMQALIARGVIGDFRAPDIARFGFTPLYLSHADVMAACDILQEIMETRAWDRPEFHRRAKVT; encoded by the coding sequence ATGCTGACAGGCCAGGACGCGGCCGGCGGAGCCTCGGAGAAGGCTCCCGACATCGCCGCACTCGATCGCAACGACCCGCTCAAGGACAGGCGCGAGCTCTTTTCGATCCCCGAGGGCGTGATCTATCTCGACGGCAATTCGCTCGGCGTGCTGCCCAGGGCCGTGCCCGCCCGCCTTGCCGAGGCGGTGACGAAGGAATGGGGCGAGAGCCTTATCCGCGCCTGGAACGAGCATGGTTGGATCGACCTGCCGCAGCGCGTCGGCGACCGTATCGCCCGCATCGTCGGTGCGGCCCCCGGACAGGTGACGGCCTGCGACAGCACCTCGGTCAACGTGTTCAAGGTTCTGGCCGCTGCGCTCGCGCTGCGCCCTGACCGCAAGGTGATCCTCTCCGACAGCGGCAATTTCCCGACCGACCTTTACATGGCGCAGGGCCTGCGCGACTTGCTCGGCCAGGGCCACGAGCTGAAGATCGTCGCGCCGGAAGAGGTCGAGGCGGCCATCGGTGAGGATGTCGCCGTCGTCATGCTGACCCAGGTCGACTATCGCAGCGGCCGCCTGCACGACATGGCGGCGATCACCGCGATGGCGCATGCCGCCGGCGCGCTGACCATCTGGGATCTTGCCCACTCGGCCGGCGCCCTGCCGGTGGAGCTGGACGCGGCCGGGGCGGACTTCGCCGTCGGCTGCGGCTACAAATATCTGAACGGCGGCCCCGGCGCCCCGGCCTTCCTCTATGTCGCGCAGCGCCATCTCGATCATGTCGCACCGCCGCTGACCGGCTGGATGGGCCATGCCGCGCCCTTCGCCTTCGATCTCGACTACCGCGCGGATGCCGGCATCGGCCGCATGCGGGTCGGCACGCCGCCGATCCTCTCGCTGGTGGCGCTGGAGGCGGCGCTTGCCGCCTTCGACGGCGTCGACATGGGCGTGCTGCGCGCCAAGTCGATCTCGCTGTCCGAGCTGTTCCGCGCCGAGGTCGAGCGCCGCTGCCCGGAGCTGGAACTCGCCAGCCCGCGCGATCCGCAGGCGCGCGGCAGCCAGGTCTCGTTCCGTTTCGAGCATGGCTATGCCCTGATGCAGGCACTGATCGCCCGCGGCGTCATCGGCGATTTCCGTGCGCCCGACATCGCCCGCTTCGGCTTCACCCCGCTCTACCTGTCCCATGCCGACGTGATGGCCGCTTGCGACATCCTTCAGGAGATCATGGAGACGCGGGCCTGGGACCGGCCGGAGTTCCACCGGCGGGCCAAGGTCACATGA
- the kynA gene encoding tryptophan 2,3-dioxygenase → MTTGSPYASGPFDPAEDGAEMEFDGRMSYGDYLSLSRILTAQNPLSEAHDEMLFIIQHQTSELWMKLAIHELAAAKGRIAADDLQPAFKMLTRVSRIFEQLTGAWQVLRTMTPSEYTLFRGDLGQSSGFQSHQYRAIEFLAGNKNAAMMRPHAHVPRVHHWLDQIRRDTSIYDEAIRLLARSGLPIDETHLARDISQPYERNDSVRLAWLEVYRDPHRYWSLYDLAEKLVDFEDYFRRWRFNHVTTVERIIGFKRGTGGTSGVMYLRRMLEVVLFPELWEIRADM, encoded by the coding sequence ATGACGACGGGTAGTCCTTACGCGAGCGGGCCTTTCGATCCGGCCGAGGACGGCGCGGAGATGGAATTCGACGGTCGCATGTCCTATGGCGACTATCTCAGCCTGAGCCGCATCCTGACGGCGCAGAACCCGCTGTCCGAGGCCCATGACGAGATGCTGTTCATCATCCAGCATCAGACCTCGGAACTTTGGATGAAGCTCGCCATCCACGAGCTGGCCGCGGCCAAGGGGCGCATTGCCGCCGACGACCTGCAGCCGGCCTTCAAGATGCTGACCCGCGTCTCGCGGATCTTCGAACAGCTGACCGGCGCCTGGCAGGTCCTGCGCACCATGACGCCCTCGGAATACACCCTGTTCCGCGGCGATCTCGGTCAGTCTTCCGGATTCCAGTCGCACCAGTACCGTGCCATCGAGTTTCTCGCCGGCAACAAGAACGCGGCGATGATGCGCCCGCATGCGCATGTGCCGCGCGTGCACCACTGGCTCGACCAGATCCGCCGCGACACCAGCATCTACGACGAGGCGATCCGCCTGCTTGCGCGTTCGGGCCTGCCGATCGACGAGACGCACCTGGCCCGCGACATCTCGCAGCCCTACGAGCGCAACGACAGCGTCCGCCTCGCCTGGCTGGAGGTCTATCGCGACCCGCATCGCTACTGGTCGCTCTACGATCTTGCCGAGAAGCTGGTGGACTTCGAGGACTATTTCCGTCGCTGGCGCTTCAATCACGTCACCACGGTCGAGCGCATCATCGGCTTCAAGCGCGGCACCGGCGGCACGTCCGGCGTTATGTATCTGCGCCGCATGCTGGAAGTGGTGCTGTTTCCCGAATTGTGGGAGATCCGCGCCGACATGTGA
- the kynB gene encoding arylformamidase, with the protein MPTGLIDITPPLRPGAAVFPGDAPYRVEQTFAIGPGCPVNVTSVSLSTHCGAHADAPLHYDADGAPIDALPLEDFIGPARVIDARGDGPLCLPGEIEGYLDGAPPRVLLRLAEALDPQVWPEGFRALSPETVELLAYRGVRLVGVDVPSVDPDTSKDLPAHMAFRRHDMRILENLALAHVETGDYELIALPLKLEGLDAAPVRALLRRL; encoded by the coding sequence ATGCCGACGGGACTGATCGACATCACGCCGCCGCTGCGCCCTGGTGCTGCGGTGTTTCCGGGCGATGCGCCCTACCGGGTGGAGCAGACCTTCGCCATCGGCCCCGGCTGCCCGGTCAACGTCACCTCCGTCTCGCTTTCCACCCATTGCGGCGCCCATGCCGATGCGCCCTTGCATTACGATGCCGACGGCGCTCCCATCGACGCCCTGCCGCTGGAGGACTTCATCGGCCCCGCGCGGGTGATCGATGCGCGCGGGGACGGCCCGCTCTGCCTGCCGGGAGAGATCGAGGGATATCTGGACGGCGCGCCGCCGCGCGTGCTGCTGCGCCTTGCCGAGGCGCTCGATCCGCAGGTCTGGCCCGAGGGCTTTCGCGCGCTCAGCCCCGAGACGGTGGAGCTGCTCGCCTACCGCGGCGTGCGCCTCGTCGGGGTGGACGTCCCGTCCGTCGATCCCGACACGTCGAAGGACCTGCCCGCCCATATGGCATTTCGGCGTCACGACATGCGGATTCTGGAGAATCTCGCCCTCGCCCACGTCGAAACCGGGGATTATGAGTTGATCGCCCTGCCATTGAAGCTAGAAGGGCTGGACGCGGCGCCGGTGCGCGCCCTGTTGCGGCGCCTTTAG